The Nitratidesulfovibrio sp. SRB-5 genome includes a window with the following:
- a CDS encoding chloride channel protein — MLRMLKKPAHEFLRLYRTVAYVRLGVLGMGLGLLSGCAAILFFLGIEAGKHYIQVVWAGLSLPAPAGETLFGHAEAAARAYRPWVIVAALGITGLVTGWLVQRFLPNSLDGMTDGTDAMIRAFHAEKGVIRRRAPLLKGLTSICTIAAGGSAGREGPVSQIGAGIGSWLSMRLGLSPRERRILMLAGAAGGLGAVFRAPLGGALTAIEVLYREDFESEALLPAVLSSVVSYSLFTFVFGTAPIFGIPRFSFTSVLELPWYLLLSLACAATGWAYVRTFRVLKYSVFGKLRARVGIMWTTALGGVLMGLFGILYPPVLSDGYGWIEQAILGQLPVVTMVTILLGKTLATAVTLGSGMSGGMFAPALFVGGMTGGVVGFAAQQVQPGVVTQPGGYVLVGMAAFFAGIAHAPIGPLVMVCELTQGYGLLAPLMLSSAVCILLGRRTALYENQVENKFESPAHLQDATVNLLATMRVRDCYTRGRVAVVEENVTLKALTDIIANTRAFTFPVRGMHGRLNGLLAVQDVRGILYEADLFDLVLAGDLARPLTALTEDDDLYTALLAFVETDLSQLPVVSKDNEEAVLGLLERSDLFRAYSDSLKALREDQ; from the coding sequence ATGCTGCGCATGCTCAAGAAACCCGCGCACGAATTCCTGCGCCTGTACCGCACCGTGGCCTACGTGCGCCTTGGCGTGCTGGGCATGGGGCTGGGGCTGCTGTCCGGTTGCGCGGCCATCCTGTTCTTTCTCGGCATAGAGGCGGGCAAGCACTACATTCAGGTGGTGTGGGCCGGGCTTTCGCTGCCCGCCCCGGCGGGAGAAACGCTGTTCGGCCATGCCGAGGCCGCCGCGCGCGCCTACCGCCCCTGGGTCATCGTGGCCGCGCTGGGCATTACCGGGCTGGTCACCGGCTGGCTGGTGCAGCGCTTTCTGCCCAACAGCCTGGACGGCATGACCGACGGCACCGACGCCATGATCCGCGCCTTTCACGCGGAAAAGGGCGTCATCCGCCGTCGTGCCCCGCTGCTGAAGGGGCTTACCTCCATCTGCACCATCGCCGCCGGGGGCAGCGCCGGGCGCGAGGGGCCGGTATCGCAGATCGGAGCGGGCATCGGCTCGTGGCTGTCCATGCGGCTGGGGCTTTCCCCGCGCGAGCGGCGCATCCTGATGCTGGCGGGGGCCGCAGGCGGGCTGGGGGCGGTGTTCCGCGCCCCGCTGGGCGGCGCGCTGACCGCCATCGAGGTGCTGTACCGCGAGGACTTCGAGTCCGAGGCGCTGCTGCCCGCCGTGCTCTCGTCGGTGGTGTCCTATTCGCTGTTCACCTTCGTGTTCGGCACCGCGCCCATCTTCGGCATTCCGCGCTTCAGCTTCACCTCGGTACTGGAACTGCCATGGTACCTGCTGCTGTCGCTGGCCTGCGCGGCCACCGGCTGGGCCTACGTGCGCACCTTCCGCGTGCTCAAGTATTCGGTGTTCGGCAAGCTGCGGGCGCGGGTGGGCATCATGTGGACCACGGCCCTTGGCGGGGTGCTCATGGGGCTGTTCGGCATCCTGTACCCGCCGGTGCTGTCGGACGGCTACGGATGGATCGAGCAGGCCATTCTGGGCCAGTTGCCGGTGGTCACCATGGTGACGATACTGCTGGGGAAGACGCTTGCCACCGCCGTCACGCTGGGCTCCGGCATGAGCGGGGGCATGTTCGCCCCGGCGCTGTTCGTGGGCGGCATGACCGGCGGGGTGGTGGGATTTGCCGCGCAGCAGGTCCAGCCCGGCGTGGTCACCCAGCCCGGCGGCTACGTGCTGGTGGGCATGGCCGCGTTTTTCGCGGGCATCGCGCACGCGCCCATCGGGCCGCTGGTGATGGTCTGCGAGCTGACCCAGGGGTACGGGCTGCTGGCCCCGCTGATGCTGTCGTCGGCGGTGTGCATCCTGCTGGGGCGGCGCACTGCGCTGTACGAGAACCAGGTGGAGAACAAGTTCGAGTCGCCCGCCCACCTGCAGGACGCCACGGTGAACCTGCTGGCCACCATGCGCGTGCGCGACTGCTACACGCGGGGCCGGGTGGCGGTGGTGGAGGAAAACGTGACCCTGAAGGCCCTCACGGACATCATCGCCAATACGCGGGCGTTCACCTTTCCGGTGCGGGGCATGCACGGCAGGCTGAACGGCCTGCTGGCCGTGCAGGACGTGCGCGGCATCCTGTACGAGGCGGACCTGTTCGACCTGGTGCTGGCGGGCGACCTGGCCCGGCCCCTGACCGCCCTGACCGAGGACGACGACCTGTACACCGCCCTGCTGGCCTTCGTGGAAACCGACCTTTCGCAACTGCCCGTGGTCTCCAAGGACAACGAGGAAGCCGTGCTGGGCCTGCTGGAACGCTCCGACCTGTTCCGGGCGTACAGCGATTCGCTGAAGGCGCTGCGAGAGGATCAGTAG
- a CDS encoding tRNA1(Val) (adenine(37)-N6)-methyltransferase encodes MRRNAPDMTDVTGTTGMAGTTGMAGTAGSPGTLPCSLPDSLPDSLPDAVVQARALFPRGLVQPVGGFRFSVDALLLAAFAGEALSARGGLTANAAGIRHGRRAATGACPASGQGLSGEATRHASGHTSGDASGGAPGEASGEASGAFADLGTGCGVVGLALLLAHPHLTGTGIDIAGELADTARQNGARLGLADRFRVLRANLAATGSGGGRGGKNTSGMPGTHEFAKVVNLPDPAPDAATLMSTPAFDALPRAGSMDLVVANPPYRRHGSGRPSPSSQRTRALFETPETLPAFTRAAARLLRAGGRSCWVYGPDRLPDLLLALRETGQEPARLRCVHARAHGPATLVLVEAHRAGKPGLLVEPPLILHSGEGAATALTDEALAFCPLLACNAGGRGR; translated from the coding sequence ATGCGCCGCAACGCCCCCGACATGACTGATGTGACCGGCACGACCGGCATGGCTGGCACGACCGGCATGGCTGGCACGGCTGGTTCACCGGGCACCCTGCCCTGCTCGTTACCTGATTCGCTGCCCGATTCGCTGCCCGACGCCGTGGTTCAGGCTCGCGCCCTGTTTCCGCGCGGGCTCGTCCAGCCGGTGGGCGGCTTCCGCTTTTCCGTGGATGCCCTGCTGCTGGCGGCCTTTGCCGGGGAGGCCCTGTCGGCACGGGGGGGCCTGACGGCGAACGCGGCAGGTATCCGCCATGGACGCCGGGCGGCAACCGGCGCGTGCCCCGCGTCGGGACAGGGCCTGTCAGGGGAGGCAACACGACACGCATCAGGACACACATCAGGCGACGCATCAGGGGGCGCACCGGGGGAAGCATCGGGGGAGGCGTCAGGGGCCTTCGCGGACCTTGGCACCGGCTGCGGCGTGGTGGGGCTGGCCCTGCTGCTGGCCCACCCGCACCTGACGGGCACGGGCATCGACATCGCCGGAGAGCTGGCGGACACCGCGCGCCAGAACGGGGCGCGGCTGGGGCTGGCGGACCGCTTCCGGGTGCTGCGGGCCAACCTTGCCGCCACCGGCTCGGGCGGAGGCAGGGGCGGAAAAAACACTTCCGGCATGCCCGGAACCCACGAATTCGCGAAGGTAGTGAACCTGCCCGACCCCGCGCCCGACGCCGCCACACTAATGTCCACACCCGCCTTCGACGCCCTGCCCAGGGCCGGGTCCATGGATCTGGTGGTGGCCAACCCGCCCTACCGTCGGCACGGCTCAGGCCGTCCCTCGCCCAGCAGCCAGCGCACCCGCGCCCTGTTCGAAACGCCCGAAACCCTGCCCGCCTTCACGCGGGCGGCGGCACGCCTGCTGCGTGCGGGGGGCCGCAGTTGCTGGGTGTACGGGCCGGACCGCCTGCCCGACCTGCTGCTGGCATTGCGCGAAACAGGACAGGAGCCCGCCCGGCTGCGCTGCGTGCATGCCCGCGCCCACGGCCCGGCAACGCTGGTGCTGGTGGAGGCCCACCGCGCGGGCAAACCCGGCCTGCTCGTGGAGCCGCCGCTCATCCTTCACTCCGGCGAAGGCGCGGCCACGGCCCTCACCGACGAGGCGCTGGCCTTCTGCCCCCTGCTGGCCTGCAACGCCGGGGGGCGAGGAAGATAG
- a CDS encoding bifunctional riboflavin kinase/FAD synthetase, whose translation MEIARELQEIGLDLSRGSCVTVGNFDGVHNGHRKLIGRVMAKAAALGVPSVVVTFCPHPLRVLVGPHTPPLITDYEKKLDLFEALGVDLTLMLRFTREMAAQEPEEFVRRVLVDALHTRELVIGYDFSLGKGRKGNFELLQRLGKQYGFATEQLDPVIINDAVVSSTRIRDLIRAGDVWDVRPLMDRFYAIRGKVVRGMDRGGKLLGFPTANMEPRDELMPKPGVYATWVLIDGQVYQGVTNVGFNPTFDNARLSVETHILDFDRDIYGWEIRVSFVHRLRDERKFSGLDELVTQIRRDVDLARQILSAPDARL comes from the coding sequence ATGGAAATCGCACGCGAATTACAGGAAATAGGCCTCGACCTCTCGCGGGGCAGCTGCGTCACCGTCGGCAACTTCGACGGCGTGCACAACGGCCACCGCAAGCTCATCGGGCGGGTCATGGCCAAGGCCGCCGCGCTGGGCGTGCCTTCGGTGGTGGTCACCTTTTGCCCGCATCCCCTGCGGGTGCTGGTGGGGCCGCACACCCCGCCGCTGATCACCGACTACGAGAAGAAGCTGGACCTGTTCGAGGCGCTGGGGGTGGACCTGACCCTGATGCTGCGCTTCACCCGGGAGATGGCCGCGCAGGAGCCGGAAGAATTCGTGCGCCGCGTGCTGGTGGACGCCCTGCACACGCGCGAGCTGGTCATCGGCTACGATTTTTCGCTGGGCAAGGGGCGCAAGGGCAACTTCGAACTGCTCCAGCGCCTGGGCAAGCAGTACGGCTTTGCCACCGAACAGCTGGACCCCGTCATCATCAACGACGCCGTGGTCAGCTCCACCCGCATCCGCGACCTGATCCGCGCGGGCGACGTGTGGGACGTGCGCCCGCTCATGGACCGCTTCTACGCCATCCGGGGCAAGGTGGTGCGCGGCATGGACCGGGGCGGCAAGCTGCTGGGCTTTCCCACCGCCAACATGGAACCGCGCGACGAACTGATGCCCAAGCCCGGCGTGTACGCCACCTGGGTGCTGATCGACGGGCAGGTGTACCAGGGCGTGACCAACGTGGGCTTCAACCCCACCTTCGACAACGCCCGGCTCAGCGTGGAAACGCACATCCTCGACTTCGACCGCGACATCTACGGCTGGGAAATCCGCGTCTCGTTCGTGCACCGCCTGCGCGACGAGCGCAAGTTCTCCGGCCTGGATGAACTGGTGACCCAGATCCGCCGCGACGTGGACCTGGCCCGGCAGATACTTTCCGCGCCTGACGCGCGCCTGTAG
- a CDS encoding DEAD/DEAH box helicase, translated as MPKKPNRPYFSASIEHLENLYATQGTDVSVLRAIAQELSHRQTVRAAALNANVTRDMKNNVPARPDAKSSAASDTPATTLPPTTQVGTPATSTHNTLHGSTAAAHHAGESPMTLAALSASSAPPPTPEASPFPAPDKMPPPSRILAAWTALEALSPQAFKKPEDLVNGDRACIAQLDRGLPWIPPVQTTSKKAELYYQVVLGSISMAKATDAMAAAFGENDEQPSRQGGNAAIATLLVDRHGILLAKNCIGLSSFAWALPLALQQRLDALGTWACVERQTAEALEKMLRKTDEDGTPLPLTHDDIMAAFGWLTQHFAIPGDMTIPPTFAVRVYHYYKAQNPPEPLLLNSFFLHDLGRCLGQSQQDDLPKGLRRYLGVEAPQSPPDLLTDTAALEQAISPAMMPPARWPCPGGHPLVTLQQAAVNLSRKELGPNGGILAVNGPPGTGKTTLLRDVVAACVFDRAVVMAGFDNPASAFTPSGEKIAFGGGAFYHIYRVDSRLKGHEILVASSNNKAVENISRELPALSAVGRSPDELRYFKTTSDRLQQGSAGGNPWDGDGSPAATDVAAPVETWGLIAAVLGNRANCAAFQKAFWWDKDCGLAGYLKTAAGKPQQIPVLDPKTGNETGQRPPRIVEEERPPTPQLALAQWKACKARFLALKRDAESELASLEQVRQCCLRIPAVRAKHAQLREAHAQLAAQHEQAAAVRDACIADADAARQTHERQASVAQHHRLTRPGFFSRLFRTARWKQWAADNEALLDAVAMALAAVRDTEQARTQAVAALNTLADQLRSGEFALDALARELSELERQVASWRSTLGESMVDEHFFRADHSVINLAAPWIPASLHKKREDLFIAALDVHRAFIDVSAQKLLHNIGVLTGFMSGPVQDPEKRALLGDLWSSLFMVVPVVSSTFASVERMLCDLPPESLGWLLIDEAGQATPQAAAGAILRARRTIVVGDPMQVPPVVTLPQRLVENVCRHFHVDPLQWAAPEASAQILADRASNFQAAFAADPEPRRVGVPLLVHRRCQNPMFGISNRIAYDGQMVHAPAPCRPCAVADTLGSSCWLDISSPSSAKWSAAEGDMAYGLLQRLADAGIAAPDAFIITPFRNVSSGLRRTARERNALFTALRADPKEWAERRIGTIHTFQGREADTVIFVLGAPGTAEVGARMWAGNAPNILNVAVSRAKRNLYVIGSYDAWSRIGHFAALADALPRVRT; from the coding sequence ATGCCCAAGAAGCCCAACCGGCCATATTTCTCAGCCAGCATAGAACATCTGGAAAACCTATACGCCACGCAAGGCACAGACGTTTCCGTACTGCGCGCCATTGCCCAGGAACTATCTCATCGGCAAACGGTCCGCGCTGCTGCCCTTAACGCGAACGTCACGCGGGATATGAAGAATAACGTGCCAGCCAGGCCCGACGCCAAGTCTTCTGCCGCCAGCGACACGCCAGCCACCACCCTTCCGCCAACAACTCAGGTCGGCACTCCCGCAACCTCCACCCACAACACGCTACACGGCAGTACGGCAGCCGCGCACCATGCTGGCGAATCCCCCATGACACTCGCAGCGCTCTCCGCCTCTTCCGCACCGCCCCCCACCCCTGAAGCGTCGCCATTTCCCGCGCCGGACAAAATGCCGCCCCCCTCGCGCATTCTTGCCGCATGGACGGCACTGGAAGCCTTGTCGCCACAAGCGTTCAAAAAACCCGAAGACCTAGTCAACGGGGACCGGGCTTGCATCGCTCAGCTCGACCGAGGCTTGCCATGGATCCCACCGGTACAGACGACAAGCAAGAAAGCAGAACTTTATTATCAGGTTGTTCTCGGATCCATCTCCATGGCCAAGGCTACCGACGCCATGGCCGCCGCATTTGGCGAAAACGATGAGCAGCCATCCCGCCAAGGCGGTAACGCCGCCATTGCCACGCTGCTCGTTGACAGGCACGGCATCCTGCTGGCCAAAAACTGTATCGGGCTCAGCAGTTTTGCCTGGGCGTTGCCTTTGGCCCTGCAACAGCGTCTTGATGCTTTGGGTACATGGGCATGCGTAGAACGCCAGACCGCCGAGGCTCTGGAAAAAATGCTGCGCAAAACCGATGAAGACGGCACGCCGCTGCCCCTGACGCATGACGACATCATGGCGGCGTTCGGCTGGCTTACCCAGCATTTTGCCATTCCGGGCGACATGACAATACCGCCGACCTTTGCCGTGCGCGTCTACCATTACTACAAGGCCCAGAATCCTCCGGAACCGTTGCTGCTCAATTCCTTCTTCCTGCATGACCTTGGCCGATGCCTCGGACAATCCCAACAGGATGATCTGCCAAAGGGCCTCCGCCGTTATCTCGGCGTCGAAGCTCCGCAGTCACCGCCTGACCTGCTGACCGACACGGCAGCGCTGGAGCAGGCCATCTCGCCCGCCATGATGCCCCCCGCCCGCTGGCCCTGTCCAGGCGGACACCCGCTGGTGACGCTGCAACAGGCCGCCGTAAACCTTTCCCGAAAGGAACTTGGACCCAACGGCGGTATCCTTGCCGTCAACGGCCCGCCCGGCACTGGCAAGACCACCTTGCTGCGGGATGTGGTCGCCGCGTGCGTGTTCGACCGGGCAGTGGTCATGGCGGGTTTTGACAATCCCGCGTCTGCCTTCACGCCATCCGGGGAGAAGATAGCCTTCGGTGGCGGGGCCTTTTATCACATCTACCGTGTGGATTCCCGTTTGAAAGGCCATGAGATCCTTGTGGCATCAAGCAACAACAAGGCCGTGGAGAATATCAGCCGCGAGCTTCCGGCGCTTTCCGCCGTGGGCCGCTCCCCGGACGAGCTTCGCTACTTCAAAACCACCAGTGACAGGCTGCAACAAGGTTCCGCTGGCGGAAACCCATGGGATGGTGATGGCTCCCCTGCCGCCACGGACGTTGCAGCCCCTGTTGAAACCTGGGGGCTGATCGCAGCCGTGCTCGGGAACCGGGCGAACTGTGCGGCGTTCCAGAAGGCATTCTGGTGGGACAAGGATTGCGGCCTGGCTGGCTATCTGAAAACCGCCGCCGGAAAGCCGCAGCAGATTCCGGTACTGGACCCCAAGACGGGCAACGAAACCGGACAACGCCCGCCGCGTATCGTCGAAGAGGAACGTCCACCGACACCGCAACTGGCGCTTGCGCAATGGAAAGCCTGCAAGGCACGCTTCTTGGCTCTCAAAAGGGATGCCGAAAGCGAACTGGCATCTCTGGAACAGGTCCGCCAATGCTGTCTGCGCATTCCGGCTGTCCGGGCCAAGCATGCGCAACTGCGGGAAGCCCATGCGCAGCTTGCCGCACAGCACGAACAGGCGGCGGCAGTCAGGGATGCCTGCATCGCTGACGCTGATGCCGCCCGACAAACGCACGAGCGACAAGCCTCCGTGGCGCAACACCACCGGCTTACGCGACCGGGTTTCTTCTCTCGCCTGTTCCGCACTGCACGGTGGAAACAATGGGCGGCAGACAACGAGGCCTTGCTGGACGCCGTGGCGATGGCACTTGCGGCAGTGCGCGATACCGAGCAGGCACGTACACAGGCCGTGGCTGCCCTGAACACCCTGGCTGATCAACTCCGCTCCGGAGAATTCGCCCTTGATGCACTCGCACGAGAATTGTCGGAACTTGAACGGCAGGTCGCATCATGGCGTTCGACATTGGGCGAAAGCATGGTGGACGAGCATTTCTTCCGTGCAGATCATAGCGTCATCAACCTTGCAGCACCATGGATACCCGCCAGTCTGCACAAGAAACGGGAAGACCTGTTCATAGCAGCCCTTGATGTCCATCGCGCGTTCATCGACGTTTCCGCGCAAAAACTCCTGCACAATATCGGAGTGCTCACGGGCTTCATGTCCGGGCCAGTGCAAGACCCCGAAAAACGTGCTCTTCTGGGTGACCTCTGGTCGTCGCTGTTCATGGTTGTCCCCGTGGTGTCCTCCACCTTCGCTTCAGTAGAGCGCATGCTTTGCGATCTGCCGCCGGAAAGTCTCGGCTGGCTGCTCATCGACGAGGCTGGACAGGCAACGCCGCAGGCCGCCGCAGGCGCAATCCTGAGGGCGCGGCGCACCATCGTGGTAGGCGACCCCATGCAGGTTCCGCCTGTTGTCACCTTGCCGCAACGACTTGTGGAAAATGTGTGCCGTCATTTCCACGTTGATCCGCTGCAATGGGCCGCGCCCGAGGCCTCGGCTCAGATATTGGCCGACCGCGCATCGAACTTCCAGGCCGCGTTCGCGGCAGACCCGGAGCCCCGCCGTGTGGGCGTGCCGTTGCTTGTCCACCGGCGCTGCCAGAACCCCATGTTCGGAATATCCAACCGCATCGCGTATGACGGGCAGATGGTGCATGCCCCTGCCCCATGTCGCCCGTGCGCGGTAGCGGACACGCTGGGGTCCTCGTGCTGGCTCGATATATCCAGCCCCTCCAGCGCCAAATGGAGCGCCGCCGAAGGCGATATGGCTTACGGTCTGTTGCAGCGGCTGGCTGACGCAGGCATCGCGGCCCCCGACGCATTCATCATCACCCCGTTCCGGAATGTCTCCAGCGGACTCCGCAGAACCGCAAGGGAAAGGAACGCCCTGTTCACGGCGTTACGCGCGGACCCAAAAGAATGGGCAGAACGCCGCATCGGCACCATTCACACCTTTCAGGGCAGGGAGGCGGATACGGTCATCTTCGTGTTGGGAGCTCCCGGCACCGCGGAGGTCGGCGCCAGGATGTGGGCTGGGAATGCACCGAACATACTCAATGTTGCGGTGTCACGGGCAAAACGAAACCTGTACGTTATCGGCTCGTATGATGCGTGGTCACGAATAGGACATTTCGCGGCGCTGGCGGACGCCCTGCCCCGCGTGCGAACCTGA